ATAGAGGACACCTGCCGTGAACAAAACTGCCCGCTGGTGAAGGTAGAAGAAAAAACGAGATACCGCCTTTTGGACTGGGGGCTTGAAGGTCAGGTTTTCAGCCTTCAGACGTCAAGAAACACTTACGATAACCTGAAGATAAAACTGCTGGGAGACCACCAGCTAGATAACGCCGCAACGGCGGTGGCTTCAGTAGAAGCTCTTGAGCATTACGGTATAAATATAACTAGGCAAGCGGTAGAAAAAGGCCTTTTAGAAGCCCGCTGGCCCGGTAGGCTGGAAATCATGGGTCGGAACCCTGATGTGCTTATCGATGGCGCCCACAATCCTTCAGGGGTTGGTGTGCTTAAAAGCGCGATTTTAAAATATTTCCCGGGAAAAAGAGTGATTCTTGTAATAGGTATTTTAAAAGATAAGGATTACTTGAAGATGCTGGAAGAGATAATCCCGGTAGCGGATGCTGTGGTCGCCACCCGGCCCGACAGCCCCAGAGCACTGGAGCCGAATGAATTGGAAGGATCGATTAAAAGCTTGAATCTCGAAAAAATGCCCGAAATTTATGTCAGAGAAGAGGTAGAGGAGGCCATCGATACGGCCTATGAAATCGCCGGGGCCAGTGATGTGATAGTTTTCGCGGGCTCCCTGTATTTAATCGGAAAGGTCAGGAGTTTATTGAAAAAATAGATTAAAGTTTTGCCCCCTCTATTGAATATACATAAAATAGGAGGGGGCATTTTATGAAAAAAGGATTTAACGGCGGTTCCGCCGAACTGGAGCGAATTCTCCTCGAGGAAATCGAAAAGGCCAAACAGGAAATGCAGCTGGCTGAAAAAGCTTTTCAGTGGGTGCAAAACGACCCCGAGGAGGTAGATGCCGCCCTTTCGAGGATGGAAGCCGCCCTTGCCCGTTACAATTTTCTCATCAGACAGGCCAAAGCTATGAGGATAACAATTGACAAAATCACAATGTACAGTCAGCTGCTGCAATAGCAATTTATTAGAAGTCATTATTTTGTTTAAAAAAATATTTATAGGGCGTCGATTTATTGATATAATGAATGTAAGAAATTCGAAAGGGAGGTGGGGGCGGCAAATTTGCCGCAGGTCAGATGAAAAAACTTAAAATAACAGTTTTTCTTTTTGCTGCTATTATCCTCCTTGCAGCTTGTAGCAGGAGTCAGGACAAGCCCGTTGTGAAAACAAATTTTATGCTGGATACGATGATAAAGATATCAGCTTACGGAAGCGGCGCATCGGAAGCCATCGACGCGGCTTTCGACAGGATAAGCGAAATCGAGAAGAAAATGAATGCCAGCGCTGAAGACAGCGAGGTTACCGGTATAAATAAGGCGGCTGGCAGGGAATATTTCAAAGTTAGTCCTGACACCTTTTACGTTATAAAAAGAGGACTTTACTTTTCAGAGCTTTCCGGAGGAAGGTTCGATATAACCGTCGGGCCTCTTGTAAAACTGTGGGGTATAGGTACGGAAAATGCCCGGGTCCCCGAAGAACAAGAGATTAAAAGTGCTCTTTCGCTTATCAACTACAGGGACGTTTTACTGGATGAGGAAAATCATGGCGTGATGTTGAAAAGGCCCGGGATGAGAATAGACCTGGGAGCCATAGCCAAGGGTTACGCTGCCGACGAAGTTATTCGAATATTAAAGGAAAAAGGGGTAAGGAGCGCGGTTGCTGACCTTGGGGGTAACGTATACGTGCTCGGCAAAAAGCCGAACGGTGAGCCGTGGAAGATAGGTGTCCAGGATCCTTTTGCCGAGACAAGGGGTGATATATTTGCGACTGTGGAAGTTTGGGACAAGACCCTGGTTACCTCCGGTGTATACGAAAGGTTTTTTGAGGAAGAAGGGAAAAGGTACCATCACATTCTCGATACATCTACGGGTTATCCCGTTGAAAATGGGCTAGTGAGTGTAACTATAATTTCCGATAGCTCGATTGACGCTGATGCCCTTTCCACCGCAGCTTTTTCACTGGGTTTGAAGGATGGAATGAGGCTGGTGGAAAACCTTCCTGGTATTGAGGCGATTTTTGTAACGGCCGACAGGGAAGTATACATTACCTCCGGGGTGGAAAAATATAATTTCCAGATAATCAACGAGGATTTTGTATTAAAACAGCAGTAGGCGAAAAGTTATTAAAAAAATTGCAAAAAAAATCAATAAACATGTGATTCTTTTCACTAAAAAATATTGAAAAAAATCTATTCATCGTGCTAGAATCAATGTATAGGGAGTGGTTAAATTTGTTCAAGAAGTTCAAAATACCTGAGGCCACTATCGGAAGGCTTACATCTTATTCGAGATTTCTGAAAGAAGCTGACGAAAAAGGAGTCACAACGGTCTCTTCCCAGCAGATAGCGAAGGCTACAGGTGTTACTCCCGCTCAGGTAAGAAAGGATCTGGCTTATTTCGGGGAGTTCGGTACCAGAGGTGTAGGATACAACCCTAGAGAATTATACAATTATATAATGAAGATACTGGGCCTCGATAGACGCTGGTCCGTTGCAATAGTAGGTGCCGGGCATCTCGGAACCGCTCTTTCACTTTATAAGGGGTTTGCGGAGAGAGGTTTTGATATAACCTGTATTTTCGATGCGGATCCGGAGAAAATCGGCAAAAAGATTGCCGGCCTGGAAGTGCGGTCAATGGAGGAACTCAGTGAAAAGGTAAAGGAATACAACATCGAGCTCGGGATAGTGGCGGTGCCGGCTGCTGCAGCCCAGGAAGTGATCGATTTGATGGTCAAAGCCGGCATAAAGGGCATTATAAATTTCGCACCGGTAAATGTAACGGTGCCTGAGGATGTGGTGCTCAGGCGTGTAGACCTGGCGTCCCAGCTTGAGTATCTGACGTATCATCTGGGGGAAACCAGATGAAGCTGAAAAAGATAAAGGAAATTCTCCGGGCCGAAGTGCTAATGGGAGATGACGGGGACCTTGAGGCGGAGGTGACTAACGCCTGCGGTGCTGACCTGATAAGTGATATTTTGGCGGATACCAAGAAGAACGCGGTTCTCCTCACCGGTCTCACTCATAAGCAGATAATACAGACAGCCAGTATGTCCGAATTTGCCGCTATAATTTTTGTAAGGGGCAAGTGCCCGACCCGGGACGTAATCGAGCTGGCGAGGGAAAATAGCCTTCGGCTCCTTCGCTCCGAATATCCCATTTACGAAAGCTGCGGTCTCTTGTACGAGGCCGGATTAAAAGCCGAAATGAATATAGTGATTCACGCCTACAGGGGGAAAATGTTTTTCAACATAACCCCTTCATATATAGAGGGGTGAGAATACAGCCCTCGGGATCGGTAATCTTCTAGCGGTTGATGGAATACACAATTGCATCGACGTCCTGGAAGAAATAGAATTGAACAAACTTTCTGATATAGATTATTTAGAACTACAAGCGTGCAGCGGTGGCTGCATAGGCGGAGCGCTGACCGTCGAAAACCGCTTTGTAGCAAAGGTTAAATTAAGGAAGCTCGTTGAAAAACTTGGAACTAATACCAGAATCGATGAGACATCTGTGGTAAAATATTTTGTAAAGGGATATTACGATTTCGAAGAAGAGATAAGCCTACACCGTCTCTTAAACTCGACGAAGACATAGCCAAAGCCATCCAGAAGATGGAGATTCTCGAAAAAACGCTGAAAGAATTACCCGGGCTCGATTGCGGCAGCTGCGGGTGTCCTAACTGCAGATCTCTAGCAAAAGACATAGTGCAGGGACGGGCCAAAGAAACCGACTGTATATTCAAGCTCAGAGAAAAGGTCAGGCAGCTGGTGGAGGAAGTCCTGGATCTGATGCAGAAATTACCTCCTACAATGGAAGAGTGAGAGGGGTGAGGAAGCGTGACCTTGAGTGATCTGCAGAAGGAATTATCGCTAAAACTTGTAACTAGAGGGACAACTCTAGATAGGCCCGTTGTAGGCGGTTATGCCTCGGATCTCTTGAGCTGGGTCATGGGCCATGCCACGGAAAATCAGGTATGGATTACCATACAGAGTCATCCTAATATAGTTGCAGTGGCTTCACTCCTGGGACTTTCCGGGATTATCGTGGCAGAGGGCGCTGAGATAGAGGAAAATACCATAAAGAAAGCTGAAGAGGAAAATATACCCGTATTTTCTTCGGAGAAACCGGTATACGAAATATGTGGCATGTTATATAATTTACTGTCCAGGAGCAGGAAAAAATGCTGAAGGAATTTCCCGCAGACCTTCACGTGCATACATGCCTTTCGCCGTGCGCCGATCCGGAGATGGTTCCTCCCAACATCCTCAACATGGCAAAACTTTTGGGCACTAAGATTATAGGTGCGCTATCTTCCAAATGAAAAAACGGCCGGAATATTTGCCACCAGCATGTGGTCGATTTCCGGGGAAACGTAACAGATGAAGTAGAAAAGCTACTCTTAGCGTCAGTTACCCTCTCGGTAGATGAAATCTCAAAAAAGGTAATAGAGCTCGGAGGAATTTTCATACCCGCCCATGTGGATAGAAGAGCTTTCAGCATTTTTGGCCAGTTGGGGTTTATACCCGAATACCTTAAACCCGATGCTGTGGAATTTTCAAGGAACATTGCCCTTAAAGAAGAGAGAGTGAATTCCCCGGTGTATTTAGTAGATACCCGGTGATCTTTTCTTCCGATGCTCACTGTCTGAAGGATATGATTTTCCAAAAGACGTATTTCCTTTTGGAGAAGCCAACTTTTAAGGAAATAAAAAGAGCCTTTATGGGCATAGATGGTAGGAGGGTTGTCGCAAAGGAGTAGCTTTTTTAATATACAAAACTTGTGAAATTTTTAACAAATTCATTGTATCACGGGAGGGTTGGTCAATATGCAATTCGCTGTAAAAAAAGACCTAGAGTTTCAAGAAAAACTCCAGAAGGTCGATGAAATGTTGAAAAAATATAAAGGTCAGAAGGGAGTGCTGTTACAGGTCCTGCAGGAAGCTCAGAGGATTGTAGGATACCTCCCCCTCGAAGTGCAGATAAGGGTAGCCGAGGCTCTCGATGTCACGTTGAGCGAAGTTTACAGCACCATTACCTTTTACTCGTTCTTCAACCTGAAACCCCGGGGCAAATACCAGATAAGGGTATGTTTGGGTACCGCGTGTTACGTAAAGGGGGCTGATAAGGTTCTTAACAGGATTGAGCAGGAGCTGAAGATAAAAGTCGGGGAAACGACCGAAGATTTGAAATTTTCTCTGGAAGCCTGCCGGTGCGTGGGCGCATGCGGTCTTGCTCCGGTAGTGATGATCAATGACGACGTTTACGGAAGGCTAACGCCGGACAGAGTACCGGAGATACTGAAAAACTACGAGTAACGGCCATGAAGGAACTATCCCTGCATGTAATGGACATAGTAGAAAATTCCTTAAATGCCGGTGCAACGGTGGTTGAGATCAAGATAGTGGAAGACTCGAAAAAGGATCTTTTAGCAATCGAGATACGCGATAACGGCATGGGAATGGATGAAGAAACCGCAAAAAAAGCGTTAGACCCGTTTTTCACAAGCAGAACTACCAGAAAGGTGGGTCTCGGCCTTCCGCTGCTGGCTCAAGCCGCGAAAACCGCCGGAGGTGACGTGACAGTACATTCACGCCCCGGTGAGGGGACTGTGGTAAAGGCGTGGTTTAAAAAAAGCCATATAGACCTGCAGCCTCTTGGAAATATGGCCGGCACTGTGGCGTCACTGGTGGCGCTTCATCCGGATGTTGATTTTATTTACAGGCACGTGATAGACGGTAGGTTGTTCCGGTTCCATTTAAGGGAAATAAGAAAAAGACTTCAAGACGTGCCGGTAAATAACCCCCTGGTAGTTGACTGGATAAGAAAATTCATAAGCGACAATTTAAAGGAAATTAATGGAGGTGCCGAAGGATGGGGGTAATTAAGTCTATAGAAGAACTTGAAAAAATCCGCGAGCAGGCGCGCGAATTGATAAATTTAAGGAAAGAAAATGAAAACAAGACGCGAATCGTGGTAGGTATGGGCACCTGCGGTATATCAGCGGGAGCCCGTCAGGTGTTGCTGGCGATTCTTGATGAATTGAAGAAGCGCAATATTTCTGACGTAATAGTTACAGAGACCGGCTGTATAGGCATGTGCAGGTTCGAGCCGCTGGTGGATGTCATAAAGCCCAACCAGCCTAAGGTCACTTACGTTAACGTGGATGCCGACAAGGCCAGGCAGATTGTGGCAAGGCATATTGTAAACAACCAGGTTATCGACGAATGGGTAATACCGAATATATAATCTAACATTTAGCAGTTTGGAGGTGTAGACATGGAGATCTACAGGGCTCATGTTCTAGTGTGCAGGGGAACGGGATGTACAGCCTCAGGCAGCGAATCAGTTATGGATGCTTTTGAAAAAGAAATAGAAAAACACGGCCTTTCCGGAGAGGTAAAGGTCCTGCTGACCGGCTGCCTCGGGCTATGCGAACTGGGGCCCAACATAATCATATACCCCGAGGGAACCTATTACTGCCGTGTCAAAGCCGAAGATGTGCCGGAAATCGTGGAAGAACACCTGGTGAAGGGTCGCATCGTGGAAAGACTGCTTTACAAGGAACGTGATGTTGAAGAAAGGATGAGGGCCCTTACCGACATCAAATTCTACAAGAGGCAGAAAAGAGTTGCTCTCAGAAATTGCGGTCTTATCAACCCTGAAAATATCGAGGAATACATCGCCAATGACGGTTACAGGGCGCTGGCAAAGGTTCTCTCCGAAATGACCCCCCAGCAGGTGATCGACGAGGTAACCAGGTCGGGGCTGAGGGGCCGGGGAGGCGGAGGCTTCCCCACCGGCAAGAAATGGCAGTTTGCCAAGGATGCGCCCGGTGACGTCAAGTATGTCGTCTGCAACGGCGACGAAGGGGATCCAGGCGCTTTCATGGACAGGAGCATTCTCGAGGGAGATCCTCATACGGTGCTAGAAGCGATGGCCATTGCCGGTTATGCTATAGGAGCAAAGGAAGGCTATATTTACGTTAGAGCCGAATACCCGCTGGCGGTAAAAAGGCTAGAGATAGCAATAGAGCAGGCCAGGGAAAGGGGCCTTCTGGGGAAAAATATCCTGGGTACCGGCTTCGAGTTCGACATTTTCCTGCGCCTCAGATCGGGAGCTTTCGTATGCGGTGAGGAGACTGCATTACTGGCATCTATAGAAGGACGTAGAGGTGAACCGAGGCCCAGACCGCCATTCCCGGCAATTGAGGGATTGTGGGGCAAACCGACCCTGATCAACAACGTGGAGACCTTCGCCAATATCCCGCCGATTATCCTCAACGGAGCCGACTGGTTTGCCAGCATAGGGACCGAGAGGAGCAAGGGGACAAAAGTGTTCGCCGTCGGCGGTAAAATAAACAATACCGGTCTTGTGGAAATCCCGATGGGAACCACGCTCAGAGAGGTAATATACGATATCGGCGGGGGGATTCCTAACGGCAAAAAATTCAAGGCGGTACAGACCGGCGGCCCTTCGGGCGGGTGCATACCGGCGTCGCTGCTGGATATGCCCATAGAATACGATACGCTGACCCAGGCCGGTTCCATGATGGGCTCCGGTGGTATGATAGTCATGGACGAAGATACCTGCATGGTCGATATAGCTAAATTCTTCCTTACATTTACCCAGGACGAATCCTGCGGCAAGTGCCCGCCCTGCCGTATAGGTACAAAGAGGATGCTGGAAATCCTCGAGAGGATAACGAACGGCGAAGGCCGGGAGGGAGATATCGAGCTGTTGGAGACCTTGGCGAAAAATATTAAAGCTTCGGCCCTGTGCGGTCTGGGGCAGACGGCACCGAACCCGGTGCTTTCCACGCTCCGTTATTTCAGGGATGAATACGAAGCTCATATCAGGGAAAAGAAATGTCCTGCGGGAGCATGCAAAGCTTTGATAACCTACGAAATCACCGTGGATAAGTGCAAGGGCTGCGGATTGTGCGTAAAGGTATGCCCGGCCGGAGCAATTACCGGTGAGCGAAAACAGCCGCATGCAATCAACAGGGAAAAATGCATTAAGTGCAACAGCTGTTTTGAAAGGTGTCGGTTTGGTGCTATAGAGAAGAAATAAAGGGTAGAGGGGGAGGATAAATATGGAGATGGTGACTTTGACGATAGACGGCGAAAAAGTTCAGGTTCCGAAAGGCACCACCATACTTGAGGCCGCCCGCAAGATTGGCAAAAAAATTCCCACCCTGTGTTTTCTGAAGGAGATAAACGAGATCGGGGCGTGCAGGATGTGTGTGGTAGAAGTGAAGGGCGCGAGAGCCCTCCAGGCTTCTTGTGTGTATCCCGTATCGGAAGGTATGGAGGTATTCACCAACACCCCGGCCGTGAGGGAGTCCAGAAAAATTACGCTAGAACTTTTACTGTCCGATCATAACTTGGAATGCCCTACCTGTATCAGGAACCTGAACTGTGAGCTCCAGAAGCTGGCCGAGGAACTGGGCATAAAGTCGATCCACTTTGAAGGCGAAAAACACCGGTCCATATACGACGATTTTTCGCCATCGATAGTCAGGGACACTTCAAAATGCGTACTCTGCCGCCGCTGTGTGAGCACCTGCCACAAGGTGCAAGGTGTCGGCGTTATCTCGCCCAACCACCGGGGGTTTGAGACGATGGTAGCTCCAGTCTTTGACATGAGTTTAGCCGATGTGGCCTGCGTCAATTGCGGACAGTGCATACTGGCCTGCCCGGTAGGTGCCCTGAAGGAGAAGGACGATACCGACAGGGTGTGGAAGGCTCTGGCAGACCCCGAAAAACACGTCATCGTTCAAATTGCTCCGGCTGTGAGGGTATCCCTCGGCGAAGAGTTCGGCCTGGGGAGAGGCGCCATTGTGACAAAGAAAATACCTGCAGCCTTGAGGAGAATGGGGTTTGACAGGGTTTTCGATACCGATTTTTCAGCGGACCTTACCATAATGGAAGAAGGTCACGAATTCATTGAGAGGCTGCAGCACGGCGGTAAACTGCCGTTGATCACCTCCTGCAGCCCTGGCTGGATAAAGTTTTGCGAACACTATTATCCGGAATTCCTGGAGAACCTCTCCACGTGCAAATCACCGCAACAGATGTTCGGTGCTGTGGCCAAGACATACTACGCCCAGAAGGTCGGCATCGACCCGTCTAAAATTTTCGTAGTATCCATCATGCCCTGCACCGCCAAGAAGTACGAGTGCCAGCGGCCTGAAATGAGGTCCAGCGGTTACCAGGATGTGGACGTGGTATTGACCACCAGGGAATTGTCCAGGATGCTGAAGGAAGCGGGGATTAACCTCGCTGCAATGCCCGATGAGGATTTCGATGATCCGCTCGGAATTTCCACCGGTGCCGGCGCTATATTCGGTGCAACGGGTGGCGTGATGGAGGCTGCTCTCAGGACCGTATACGAGGTTATGACCGGCAGGGAGCTCAAAGATGTAGAATTCACTGAGGTGCGCGGTGTCGAAGGCATAAAAGAGGCCACCATAGACATTGACGGCGTGAAGGTTAACGTGGCGGTTGCTCACGGTCTGGGCAATGCGAGGAAACTTTTGGACAGGATAAAGAGCGGGGAAGCCAGCTACCACTTTGTCGAGATCATGGGCTGCCCGGGCGGCTGCGTGGGCGGCGGTGGCCAGCCCATTCTGAGCGCCGGTGAGCGTTGGGAGCTGGACTACCGTGAGGTGCGCGGTAGCGCCATATATGAGGTAGATCGCAGTATGCCGCTGAGGAAATCCCACGAGAACCCGGCTGTACAGCAGCTATACAGGGAATTCCTGGGCAAACCTCTAAGCGAGAAATCTCATGAATTGCTGCACACCCATTATACCAGGAGGTCCAAGTATCCCGAAGCCGAAAAAAAGCTTGACGGGGTTACCGCGTAAATTTTCACAAAAAGTACCTTCCGGAGCTTGTACTTTCAACCAACGATGGTTTTAATCTAAGTTACTTTTTAAGAAAATTAAGGTATATCAGTATTAACTTAACAGGTTACAATAATATTATTATTGTAGAAAAAAGCAGATTTTTGTTGTATAATCGTATATGATAACCAGATATACAAACTAATATTTCCTTTATGCGTTAAAAAATTAGTTTTTGATCGGGTTTAAAGGTTTTTATACCGGAAGGAGAGGTGAAACAATGCTAAAAACTTTTAAAGGAGGTATTCATCCTCCGTATAATAAAGAATTAACCAAACGCAAGCCGGTTGAAAGGGCAAAGCTGCCGAAGCTGGCCGTCATACCGATGAGCCAGCACGTGGGCGCGCCCTGCGAACCGGTGGTAAAAGTGGGGGACCATGTTAAGGTCGGCCAGAAGATCGGTGAGGCGAAGGCCTTTGTTTCGGCCCCCATCCACGCTAGTGTCTCAGGAAAGGTTGTTGCGGTCGAACCGAGGCCCCATTCATCCGGAACGCCGGTCATGTCTGTCGTCATAGAATCCGACGGCATGGATGAGGTATACGAAGGTGTAAAACCCCCGAAATCCCTCGATGAGATGACGCCTGATGAGATAAAAAACCTCATAAGGGAAGCGGGGATTGTCGGAATGGGCGGCGCCGGATTCCCGACCCAGGTGAAACTTTCGCCGCCGGCCGGCAAGACCATTGATACGATTATAGTCAACGGGGCCGAATGCGAACCCTACCTTACCGCCGACCACCGCCTTATGGTGGAAAGGCCCGACGATGTGGTGCTGGGCCTCAGAGCGATAATGAAGGCCACGGGAGTGGAAAAGGCCTATATAGGCATCGAGGACAACAAACCCGATGCTATTAAAGCAATGAACGACGCGGTAAAGGGCTTTAAGGGCATAGAAGTGGTTCCCCTGGCTACTAAGTACCCCCAGGGCGGCGAAAAACAGCTCATCTACGCCATAACCGGAAGAGAGGTGCCGTCCGGAGGACTTCCTATGGACGTGCACGTGATCGTGGATAATGCCGGTACCTGCGCCGCAATTGCGAACGTGTTGAAAACCGGCATGCCTCTTATCGAGAGGATAACCACGGTCACCGGTTCGGGGGTTAAGGAACCCAAGAACCTGATGGTAAGGATCGGTACCCCCGTTGGAGAACTCATCGAACAGTGCGGCGGA
The DNA window shown above is from Thermosediminibacter oceani DSM 16646 and carries:
- a CDS encoding bifunctional folylpolyglutamate synthase/dihydrofolate synthase, with amino-acid sequence MLSYREALEFIHGMNRFGIKLGLQKITRLLQLLGNPHEGIKIIHVAGTNGKGSTCAMIDSILRAAGYRVGLYTSPYLEVFNERIRVNGRNIPDEDIARLTEKVRKAIREMEARGWGVPTEFEVVTALGFMYFKEQNLDFLVLEVGMGGRYDATNVVTPLVSVITSISYDHQQYLGNTLEEIAREKCGIIKQGVPVVTAPQEPEAMRVIEDTCREQNCPLVKVEEKTRYRLLDWGLEGQVFSLQTSRNTYDNLKIKLLGDHQLDNAATAVASVEALEHYGINITRQAVEKGLLEARWPGRLEIMGRNPDVLIDGAHNPSGVGVLKSAILKYFPGKRVILVIGILKDKDYLKMLEEIIPVADAVVATRPDSPRALEPNELEGSIKSLNLEKMPEIYVREEVEEAIDTAYEIAGASDVIVFAGSLYLIGKVRSLLKK
- a CDS encoding DUF2508 family protein, which gives rise to MKKGFNGGSAELERILLEEIEKAKQEMQLAEKAFQWVQNDPEEVDAALSRMEAALARYNFLIRQAKAMRITIDKITMYSQLLQ
- a CDS encoding FAD:protein FMN transferase, with the protein product MKKLKITVFLFAAIILLAACSRSQDKPVVKTNFMLDTMIKISAYGSGASEAIDAAFDRISEIEKKMNASAEDSEVTGINKAAGREYFKVSPDTFYVIKRGLYFSELSGGRFDITVGPLVKLWGIGTENARVPEEQEIKSALSLINYRDVLLDEENHGVMLKRPGMRIDLGAIAKGYAADEVIRILKEKGVRSAVADLGGNVYVLGKKPNGEPWKIGVQDPFAETRGDIFATVEVWDKTLVTSGVYERFFEEEGKRYHHILDTSTGYPVENGLVSVTIISDSSIDADALSTAAFSLGLKDGMRLVENLPGIEAIFVTADREVYITSGVEKYNFQIINEDFVLKQQ
- a CDS encoding redox-sensing transcriptional repressor Rex, producing the protein MYREWLNLFKKFKIPEATIGRLTSYSRFLKEADEKGVTTVSSQQIAKATGVTPAQVRKDLAYFGEFGTRGVGYNPRELYNYIMKILGLDRRWSVAIVGAGHLGTALSLYKGFAERGFDITCIFDADPEKIGKKIAGLEVRSMEELSEKVKEYNIELGIVAVPAAAAQEVIDLMVKAGIKGIINFAPVNVTVPEDVVLRRVDLASQLEYLTYHLGETR
- a CDS encoding DRTGG domain-containing protein — encoded protein: MKLKKIKEILRAEVLMGDDGDLEAEVTNACGADLISDILADTKKNAVLLTGLTHKQIIQTASMSEFAAIIFVRGKCPTRDVIELARENSLRLLRSEYPIYESCGLLYEAGLKAEMNIVIHAYRGKMFFNITPSYIEG
- a CDS encoding (Fe-S)-binding protein; this translates as MEILEKTLKELPGLDCGSCGCPNCRSLAKDIVQGRAKETDCIFKLREKVRQLVEEVLDLMQKLPPTMEE
- a CDS encoding DRTGG domain-containing protein, which encodes MTLSDLQKELSLKLVTRGTTLDRPVVGGYASDLLSWVMGHATENQVWITIQSHPNIVAVASLLGLSGIIVAEGAEIEENTIKKAEEENIPVFSSEKPVYEICGMLYNLLSRSRKKC
- the nuoE gene encoding NADH-quinone oxidoreductase subunit NuoE, yielding MQFAVKKDLEFQEKLQKVDEMLKKYKGQKGVLLQVLQEAQRIVGYLPLEVQIRVAEALDVTLSEVYSTITFYSFFNLKPRGKYQIRVCLGTACYVKGADKVLNRIEQELKIKVGETTEDLKFSLEACRCVGACGLAPVVMINDDVYGRLTPDRVPEILKNYE
- a CDS encoding ATP-binding protein — its product is MKELSLHVMDIVENSLNAGATVVEIKIVEDSKKDLLAIEIRDNGMGMDEETAKKALDPFFTSRTTRKVGLGLPLLAQAAKTAGGDVTVHSRPGEGTVVKAWFKKSHIDLQPLGNMAGTVASLVALHPDVDFIYRHVIDGRLFRFHLREIRKRLQDVPVNNPLVVDWIRKFISDNLKEINGGAEGWG
- a CDS encoding (2Fe-2S) ferredoxin domain-containing protein, with protein sequence MKSIEELEKIREQARELINLRKENENKTRIVVGMGTCGISAGARQVLLAILDELKKRNISDVIVTETGCIGMCRFEPLVDVIKPNQPKVTYVNVDADKARQIVARHIVNNQVIDEWVIPNI
- the nuoF gene encoding NADH-quinone oxidoreductase subunit NuoF; translation: MEIYRAHVLVCRGTGCTASGSESVMDAFEKEIEKHGLSGEVKVLLTGCLGLCELGPNIIIYPEGTYYCRVKAEDVPEIVEEHLVKGRIVERLLYKERDVEERMRALTDIKFYKRQKRVALRNCGLINPENIEEYIANDGYRALAKVLSEMTPQQVIDEVTRSGLRGRGGGGFPTGKKWQFAKDAPGDVKYVVCNGDEGDPGAFMDRSILEGDPHTVLEAMAIAGYAIGAKEGYIYVRAEYPLAVKRLEIAIEQARERGLLGKNILGTGFEFDIFLRLRSGAFVCGEETALLASIEGRRGEPRPRPPFPAIEGLWGKPTLINNVETFANIPPIILNGADWFASIGTERSKGTKVFAVGGKINNTGLVEIPMGTTLREVIYDIGGGIPNGKKFKAVQTGGPSGGCIPASLLDMPIEYDTLTQAGSMMGSGGMIVMDEDTCMVDIAKFFLTFTQDESCGKCPPCRIGTKRMLEILERITNGEGREGDIELLETLAKNIKASALCGLGQTAPNPVLSTLRYFRDEYEAHIREKKCPAGACKALITYEITVDKCKGCGLCVKVCPAGAITGERKQPHAINREKCIKCNSCFERCRFGAIEKK
- a CDS encoding NADH-dependent [FeFe] hydrogenase, group A6; this translates as MEMVTLTIDGEKVQVPKGTTILEAARKIGKKIPTLCFLKEINEIGACRMCVVEVKGARALQASCVYPVSEGMEVFTNTPAVRESRKITLELLLSDHNLECPTCIRNLNCELQKLAEELGIKSIHFEGEKHRSIYDDFSPSIVRDTSKCVLCRRCVSTCHKVQGVGVISPNHRGFETMVAPVFDMSLADVACVNCGQCILACPVGALKEKDDTDRVWKALADPEKHVIVQIAPAVRVSLGEEFGLGRGAIVTKKIPAALRRMGFDRVFDTDFSADLTIMEEGHEFIERLQHGGKLPLITSCSPGWIKFCEHYYPEFLENLSTCKSPQQMFGAVAKTYYAQKVGIDPSKIFVVSIMPCTAKKYECQRPEMRSSGYQDVDVVLTTRELSRMLKEAGINLAAMPDEDFDDPLGISTGAGAIFGATGGVMEAALRTVYEVMTGRELKDVEFTEVRGVEGIKEATIDIDGVKVNVAVAHGLGNARKLLDRIKSGEASYHFVEIMGCPGGCVGGGGQPILSAGERWELDYREVRGSAIYEVDRSMPLRKSHENPAVQQLYREFLGKPLSEKSHELLHTHYTRRSKYPEAEKKLDGVTA
- the rsxC gene encoding electron transport complex subunit RsxC; translation: MLKTFKGGIHPPYNKELTKRKPVERAKLPKLAVIPMSQHVGAPCEPVVKVGDHVKVGQKIGEAKAFVSAPIHASVSGKVVAVEPRPHSSGTPVMSVVIESDGMDEVYEGVKPPKSLDEMTPDEIKNLIREAGIVGMGGAGFPTQVKLSPPAGKTIDTIIVNGAECEPYLTADHRLMVERPDDVVLGLRAIMKATGVEKAYIGIEDNKPDAIKAMNDAVKGFKGIEVVPLATKYPQGGEKQLIYAITGREVPSGGLPMDVHVIVDNAGTCAAIANVLKTGMPLIERITTVTGSGVKEPKNLMVRIGTPVGELIEQCGGFNGEPGKVIMGGPMMGVSQSQLEVPVIKGTSGVLVLKKSEVKLFEPMPCIRCARCVDACPIHLLPTYLGKLAERGMWVEAERYHALDCIECGCCAYVCPANIPLTQLIRLAKNRIMASRKK